The Bacteroidales bacterium genome has a window encoding:
- a CDS encoding LysM peptidoglycan-binding domain-containing protein produces the protein MKKFISIFILLFFCFSGYSQIEIIKSEETIVINNKKYYVHKVESGQTLYSICKAYNVPQKEVAKTNNLHSFSINAGQILNIPVVINEENNSPEFYSHKVIQGETLFSLAKKYEVSINDIIKHNPEARYGIKTDQILKIPNINKENPDNINSQIYYYTVEKGNTLFSISQKFGISIDKIISLNPETENGIKIGQVLKIPKSGSDISEIIVVNNDSVNNQNNNYSHLYFEDENITPCNKFEYDKTMTFNIVLMLPLFLNRNIYYLGNYKEEKDQMFYKNTQRFIEIYEGILIALNKLKSQGLSLNLSVYDTENDGKKVKDIMDELNYPEIDLIIGPVYSGNIKIASHYAKKHHINLISPLSQNKDLIYNNPFVFQVVPSNEIRIKKTSDMYIGLRDTSILIIHNGTENENKLIEVYKTNLLDSFSIDNRATELSLKTVNFSTGGDNSVEDALTAGTDNIIIIPSDDEVFVTQVIDKLYTLTEDYQIRLVGSPRWENFQNININHLKSMSFHYISPIFINYHEHNVKVFITEYRAIYETEPSKHAFQGFDIMCYFVNTLRKYGRHFQFCLLSSDTLPNKKGIVYDFDFIRTNKNGGFENNGTFFLEYDENFQLKKVNIKKELEKKKK, from the coding sequence ATGAAAAAATTTATCAGCATATTTATTTTATTATTCTTTTGTTTTTCCGGATATTCACAAATTGAAATAATTAAATCAGAAGAAACAATTGTTATTAATAATAAGAAATACTATGTTCATAAAGTTGAATCGGGGCAAACTCTATATTCAATATGCAAAGCATATAATGTTCCGCAAAAAGAAGTTGCTAAAACAAATAATTTACACTCTTTTTCTATAAATGCAGGCCAAATTCTTAACATCCCTGTTGTTATTAATGAGGAAAATAACTCTCCTGAATTTTACAGTCACAAAGTTATTCAAGGTGAAACCCTTTTTTCACTTGCAAAAAAATACGAAGTTTCTATAAATGATATTATCAAGCATAATCCTGAAGCAAGATACGGTATTAAAACAGATCAAATTTTAAAAATACCGAATATTAATAAAGAAAACCCTGATAATATAAACAGTCAAATATACTACTACACGGTTGAAAAGGGAAATACATTATTTTCTATATCGCAAAAATTCGGAATTTCTATTGATAAAATAATTTCATTAAATCCGGAAACTGAAAACGGTATAAAAATCGGTCAGGTATTAAAGATTCCCAAATCCGGTTCAGATATTTCTGAAATAATTGTTGTAAATAATGATTCTGTTAATAATCAAAACAACAATTATTCACATCTTTATTTTGAAGATGAAAACATTACACCGTGTAATAAATTTGAATACGATAAAACGATGACTTTTAACATTGTTCTTATGTTGCCTCTTTTTTTAAACAGAAATATATATTATTTAGGAAATTATAAAGAAGAGAAAGATCAAATGTTTTACAAAAATACTCAACGATTTATTGAGATATACGAAGGGATTTTAATCGCCTTAAATAAATTAAAATCTCAAGGACTTTCTTTAAATCTTTCTGTATATGATACTGAAAACGACGGAAAGAAAGTAAAAGATATTATGGATGAATTAAATTACCCTGAAATTGATTTGATTATAGGCCCTGTGTATTCAGGAAATATTAAAATAGCATCGCATTATGCAAAAAAACACCATATTAATTTAATTTCGCCTTTATCACAAAATAAAGATCTTATTTATAACAACCCATTTGTTTTTCAAGTTGTTCCTTCAAATGAAATAAGAATAAAAAAGACTTCTGATATGTATATCGGATTACGTGATACAAGTATATTAATTATACATAACGGAACCGAAAATGAAAATAAATTAATTGAAGTTTACAAAACAAATCTTTTAGATTCCTTTTCTATAGATAATCGGGCAACTGAATTAAGTTTAAAAACCGTAAACTTCAGCACCGGCGGAGATAATTCTGTAGAAGATGCTCTAACGGCAGGTACTGATAATATAATTATTATTCCATCTGATGATGAAGTTTTTGTTACACAAGTAATAGACAAATTGTACACTTTAACAGAAGATTATCAAATACGATTAGTTGGTTCGCCCAGATGGGAAAATTTTCAGAATATTAATATCAATCATTTAAAAAGCATGTCATTCCATTATATTTCTCCAATCTTTATTAATTATCACGAACATAATGTGAAAGTTTTTATAACTGAATATAGGGCAATATACGAAACAGAACCTTCAAAGCATGCTTTTCAAGGTTTTGATATTATGTGTTATTTTGTTAATACACTCAGGAAATACGGCAGGCATTTTCAGTTTTGCCTCTTATCTTCAGATACTCTCCCAAATAAAAAGGGGATTGTTTATGATTTTGATTTTATCAGAACAAATAAAAACGGAGGGTTTGAAAATAACGGTACATTCTTTTTGGAATATGATGAAAATTTTCAACTGAAAAAGGTAAATATTAAAAAAGAACTCGAAAAGAAAAAAAAATAA
- a CDS encoding sigma-70 family RNA polymerase sigma factor — protein MKTKLKDKELVKKFIEGESYALEILINRHKERVYTYIYFIVKNQKLAEDIFQDTFIKVIKSLKQGRYNEQGVFVSWVIRIAHNLTIDFFRKETRMPTYSNDAKPEIDIFNSKEFSEDTIEDSLIQDQIAKDIRDLVEELPDEQKEVVLLRHFGNLSFKEIAEQTDVSINTALGRMRYALINLRKIIEEKNLNLSII, from the coding sequence ATGAAAACTAAACTAAAGGACAAGGAACTTGTAAAAAAGTTTATTGAAGGTGAGTCGTATGCACTTGAAATACTCATCAATCGTCACAAAGAAAGAGTTTACACCTACATTTATTTTATTGTAAAAAATCAAAAACTTGCTGAAGATATTTTCCAAGATACCTTTATTAAGGTTATTAAATCTTTAAAGCAAGGAAGGTATAACGAACAAGGTGTTTTTGTATCATGGGTAATCAGAATCGCTCATAATTTAACTATTGATTTTTTCAGAAAAGAAACAAGAATGCCCACCTATTCAAATGATGCTAAGCCTGAAATAGACATCTTTAATTCAAAAGAATTTTCAGAAGATACAATAGAAGATTCTCTTATTCAAGACCAAATTGCAAAAGATATCAGAGATTTAGTGGAAGAACTGCCCGATGAACAAAAAGAAGTTGTGTTATTACGACACTTCGGAAACCTAAGTTTCAAAGAAATTGCTGAACAAACAGATGTCAGTATAAATACGGCACTGGGAAGAATGAGATATGCCCTGATTAATTTAAGAAAAATTATTGAAGAAAAGAATTTGAATTTATCAATTATTTAG